In one Buchnera aphidicola (Uroleucon sonchi) genomic region, the following are encoded:
- the fdx gene encoding ISC system 2Fe-2S type ferredoxin gives MPIVLFLPHKIILPTGAKLQANKGETILNVALRNNIKLEHACEQSCACSTCHCIIRKGFASVLGWSEKEEDILDKAWGLESESRLSCQAIIGDVDIEVEIPLYNLNYTTEKY, from the coding sequence ATGCCTATTGTTTTATTTTTACCGCATAAAATTATTTTACCAACAGGTGCTAAATTGCAAGCAAATAAGGGAGAAACAATATTAAATGTTGCTTTAAGAAATAATATTAAATTAGAGCATGCATGTGAACAATCATGCGCATGCAGCACTTGTCATTGTATTATCAGAAAAGGGTTTGCATCTGTATTAGGTTGGTCTGAAAAAGAAGAAGATATTTTAGATAAAGCTTGGGGCCTCGAATCTGAAAGTCGTTTAAGCTGCCAAGCTATTATTGGAGATGTAGATATTGAAGTAGAAATTCCTTTATATAATTTAAATTATACTACAGAGAAATATTAG
- the hscB gene encoding Fe-S protein assembly co-chaperone HscB produces the protein MDYFTLFNLPKKFEINQKLLFDNFYALQSKFHPDLFINYTSLKKEIILKKSIELNLGYKTLKDFLSRAMYLLSLYGYKINTESVLLNQNRFLVKYFALYEEIDNLKKNSFNIKNWNCVLDKVDKKIMFCKKNIELEFKEENYEKIVIIIEKLLFLKKIKLSLKKERNLFLRQK, from the coding sequence ATGGATTATTTTACATTATTTAATTTACCAAAAAAATTTGAAATTAATCAGAAATTATTATTTGACAATTTTTATGCATTACAATCAAAATTTCATCCTGATTTATTTATTAATTATACATCTTTAAAAAAAGAAATAATTTTAAAAAAATCAATAGAACTTAATTTAGGTTATAAAACATTAAAAGATTTTTTAAGTAGAGCAATGTATTTGCTTTCTTTATATGGATATAAAATAAATACAGAAAGCGTTTTATTAAATCAAAATCGTTTTTTAGTAAAATATTTTGCTTTATATGAAGAAATTGATAATTTAAAAAAAAATAGTTTTAATATAAAAAACTGGAATTGTGTTTTAGATAAAGTAGATAAAAAAATTATGTTTTGTAAAAAAAATATTGAACTGGAATTTAAAGAAGAGAATTATGAAAAAATTGTTATTATAATAGAAAAATTACTATTTTTAAAAAAAATAAAATTAAGTTTAAAAAAAGAACGTAATTTATTTTTAAGACAAAAATAA
- the der gene encoding ribosome biogenesis GTPase Der, with the protein MIPMIVLIGRTNVGKSTIFNILTKTKNALVSNHQGITRDRQYGSIVLKYNTKAILIDTAGFDIQSNEIEIEAYKQTLKAIQESNLILFIVDAHAGLMPQENDIAKKIRKYHKKTILVINKIDGANSIPHINEFYMLGFKNIQQISAIHNRGIDTLKNKYLIPWIEKTFQKQQFNNEIIKKLPIKIAFIGKPNVGKSTLINKILNKKRMITSYIAGTTRDSISTEIKYNNKNYLLIDTAGVSKNKRRTNIIEKFSIIKTFQTIEQSNVVLLIIDANVKICHRDLSLANFIINTGKGIIIIINKCDLLNAIEKKKIHKIIEQQIKFFHFLRIHFISALNNQGIFEIFNSIYESYQASQIKISTSKLTKIMHMATKKHQPPMIKGQQIKLKYAHLGSSNPLTIIIHGNRVKYLSSSYKKYLMNLFYNILRIKGAPIQIQFKENVNPYIKKNTN; encoded by the coding sequence ATGATACCTATGATTGTACTAATTGGTCGTACGAATGTTGGAAAATCTACTATATTTAACATATTAACAAAAACAAAAAACGCATTAGTATCTAACCATCAAGGAATTACCAGAGATAGGCAATATGGTTCTATTGTATTAAAATACAATACTAAAGCAATCTTGATTGACACAGCAGGATTTGACATACAATCAAATGAAATAGAAATAGAAGCATACAAACAAACATTAAAAGCAATACAAGAATCAAATTTAATTTTATTTATTGTAGACGCTCATGCTGGATTAATGCCTCAAGAAAATGATATTGCAAAAAAAATAAGAAAATATCATAAAAAAACTATTTTAGTTATTAATAAAATTGATGGAGCAAATAGTATTCCGCATATAAATGAATTCTATATGTTAGGATTTAAAAATATTCAGCAAATTTCTGCTATTCATAATCGAGGAATAGATACTTTAAAGAATAAATATTTAATTCCATGGATAGAAAAAACATTTCAAAAACAACAATTTAATAATGAAATAATAAAAAAATTACCAATAAAAATAGCTTTTATTGGTAAACCAAATGTAGGGAAATCTACTCTAATTAATAAGATTTTAAATAAAAAAAGAATGATTACGTCTTATATAGCAGGCACAACAAGAGACAGCATATCTACAGAAATAAAGTATAATAATAAAAATTATCTTTTAATTGATACAGCAGGAGTATCTAAAAACAAACGTCGAACTAATATTATTGAAAAATTTTCAATTATTAAGACGTTTCAAACGATTGAACAATCAAATGTCGTATTATTAATAATAGATGCAAATGTTAAAATATGTCATCGCGATTTATCATTAGCTAATTTTATTATTAATACTGGAAAAGGTATTATAATTATTATCAATAAATGTGATTTATTAAATGCAATAGAGAAAAAAAAAATACACAAAATTATTGAGCAACAAATTAAATTTTTTCATTTTTTAAGAATACATTTTATATCTGCTTTAAATAATCAAGGAATTTTTGAAATATTTAATTCTATCTATGAATCATACCAAGCATCTCAAATAAAAATTAGTACATCTAAATTAACAAAAATTATGCATATGGCAACTAAAAAACACCAACCACCAATGATAAAAGGACAACAAATAAAATTAAAATATGCCCATTTAGGAAGTTCTAATCCACTAACAATTATTATACATGGTAATCGAGTAAAATATTTATCTTCATCATATAAAAAATATTTAATGAATTTATTTTATAATATTTTAAGAATAAAAGGCGCTCCCATTCAAATACAATTTAAAGAAAATGTAAATCCTTATATAAAAAAAAATACTAACTAA
- the iscU gene encoding Fe-S cluster assembly scaffold IscU produces the protein MAYSKKVMDHYENPRNVGSFSSSDANVGSGLVGAPACGDVMKLQIKVNKKGIIEDACFKTYGCGSAIASSSLVTEWVKGKSIIEAESIRNTTIVEELELPPVKIHCSILAEDAIKAAIADYKSKKSLK, from the coding sequence ATGGCTTATAGTAAAAAAGTAATGGATCATTATGAAAATCCAAGAAATGTCGGTTCTTTTTCTAGTTCTGACGCTAATGTCGGTAGTGGTTTAGTTGGCGCTCCTGCTTGTGGTGATGTGATGAAATTGCAAATTAAAGTAAACAAAAAAGGTATTATAGAAGATGCGTGCTTTAAAACATATGGTTGTGGATCTGCTATAGCATCAAGCTCATTAGTTACAGAATGGGTAAAAGGTAAATCTATTATTGAAGCTGAATCAATTCGAAATACAACTATAGTAGAAGAATTAGAATTGCCACCAGTAAAAATTCATTGTTCTATTTTAGCCGAAGATGCAATTAAAGCTGCTATTGCTGATTACAAAAGTAAAAAATCTTTAAAATGA
- the hscA gene encoding Fe-S protein assembly chaperone HscA translates to MVCLKKKHEKKLLLGIDLGTTYSLVATVINNNATLLLDDKKRYLLPSIVNYKKNSITVGWDAIKDTVQDPTNTISSVKRLLGRSLSFIKNNFPILPYLIEENEKKGIFFRTDSGCITPVDVSSEILKSLKERAIFLFNQEIHASVITVPAYFNDIQKKETQRAAILAKINLIKLLNEPTAAAFAYNLQIQKKEIIFVYDLGGGTFDISILKLHKGMFEVLASSGDTHLGGDDFDYVLANYIYKKSNLLNKYNIILQSKLLKIAKLTKIKLTEYKKVKVNFLNWEGYITRDEFNSIILSFVQKTLFICSDLLEEINLSIEKIAEVIMVGGSTRVPLVHDQVAHFFKKKLLNDINPDQVVAIGAALHANMLINNNIKNKIILLDVIPLSLGIEVMGGFVEKIILRNTTLPVIKTKEFTTYKDNQTSILIHVVQGERELVKDCISLSRFVLKNIIPQKAGLVRISVTFQVNTDGLINISVLDKNSNQEKKVQINNTVLTKIDTTKIIKNSLKHLKDDYYLRVKEEKKMESLRVLNIVNNALIKYQHSIPFEELKKIKFFQEKLKESIEKDDFFAIKENLKKLDAASINFFSLQLKNTIRCSSIKNILKEDV, encoded by the coding sequence ATGGTTTGTTTGAAAAAAAAACATGAAAAAAAATTATTATTAGGTATTGATCTTGGAACTACTTATTCATTAGTAGCTACAGTAATCAATAATAATGCAACGTTATTACTAGACGATAAAAAACGCTATTTATTACCATCTATTGTAAATTATAAAAAAAATTCCATTACAGTAGGTTGGGATGCGATAAAAGATACTGTTCAAGATCCTACTAATACTATCAGCTCTGTCAAGCGTTTACTTGGTCGTTCTTTAAGTTTTATTAAAAATAATTTTCCTATTTTACCATATTTAATTGAAGAAAATGAAAAAAAAGGTATTTTTTTTCGTACTGATTCAGGTTGTATTACTCCTGTTGATGTTTCTAGTGAGATATTAAAAAGTTTAAAAGAAAGAGCTATTTTTTTATTTAATCAAGAAATACATGCAAGTGTTATTACAGTTCCAGCGTATTTTAATGATATTCAAAAAAAAGAAACCCAAAGAGCAGCTATTTTAGCAAAAATAAATTTAATAAAATTATTAAATGAACCGACAGCGGCAGCGTTTGCATATAATTTACAGATACAGAAAAAAGAAATTATTTTTGTTTATGATTTAGGTGGTGGTACTTTTGATATTTCTATATTAAAGTTACATAAAGGAATGTTTGAAGTATTAGCATCTAGTGGTGATACTCATTTAGGTGGTGATGACTTTGATTATGTATTAGCAAATTATATTTATAAAAAGTCAAATTTATTAAATAAATACAATATTATTTTGCAATCTAAATTATTAAAAATTGCTAAATTAACAAAAATTAAATTAACAGAATACAAAAAAGTTAAAGTAAATTTTTTAAATTGGGAAGGATATATTACACGAGATGAATTTAATTCAATTATTTTATCTTTTGTACAAAAAACATTATTCATTTGTTCTGATCTTTTAGAAGAAATTAATTTATCTATTGAAAAAATAGCAGAAGTAATAATGGTAGGAGGATCAACTCGTGTTCCATTGGTACATGATCAAGTTGCTCATTTTTTTAAAAAAAAATTATTAAACGATATTAATCCAGATCAAGTTGTAGCAATTGGTGCAGCATTACATGCTAATATGTTGATTAATAATAATATTAAAAATAAAATAATTTTATTAGATGTTATACCTCTTTCATTAGGTATTGAAGTAATGGGAGGTTTTGTTGAAAAGATCATATTACGCAATACTACTCTTCCTGTTATAAAAACAAAAGAATTTACAACATATAAAGATAATCAAACATCTATTTTGATACACGTGGTTCAAGGTGAAAGAGAATTAGTAAAAGATTGTATTTCATTATCTCGTTTTGTTTTAAAAAATATCATACCTCAAAAAGCTGGTTTAGTTCGTATTTCTGTGACATTTCAAGTTAATACAGATGGATTAATTAATATTTCTGTTTTAGATAAAAATAGTAATCAAGAAAAAAAAGTACAAATTAATAATACTGTATTAACAAAAATTGATACTACCAAAATAATAAAAAATTCTTTAAAACATTTGAAAGATGATTATTACTTAAGAGTAAAAGAAGAAAAAAAAATGGAATCTTTACGTGTGTTAAATATTGTCAATAACGCTTTAATAAAGTATCAACATTCAATACCTTTTGAAGAATTGAAAAAAATAAAATTTTTTCAAGAAAAATTAAAAGAATCTATTGAAAAAGATGATTTTTTTGCTATTAAAGAAAATTTAAAAAAATTAGATGCAGCTAGTATAAATTTTTTTTCATTGCAATTAAAAAATACTATTCGTTGTTCATCTATCAAAAATATTTTAAAAGAGGATGTATAA
- a CDS encoding IscS subfamily cysteine desulfurase, whose product MKLPVYLDYAATTPVEYQVAKKMMNYLTIDGTFGNAASRSHKFGWHAEEAVDIARNQIAELISADAREIIFTSGATESNNLAIKGIAFFHKKKGQHIITSKTEHKSVLDSCRYLESKGFNVTYLTPKNNGIIDLNDLKNSIQKDTILVSIMHVNNEIGIIQDINSISKICKNYNIFFHVDATQSIGKIPINLNKINIDLMSFSAHKVYGPKGIGGLYVRRKPRVRLLPLIHGGGHERGMRSGTLAVHQIVGMGEAFMLAKQKIHDDFVYTIKLRNLLWNGIKNIEEVYLNSDLQQGVPHILNVSFNYVEGESLIMALKDLAISSGSACTSASLEPSYVLKSLGIKDELAHSSIRFSIGRFTTQEDIIHTIKLVHNSIYKLRELSPLWEMFKSGVDLNSIEWDHS is encoded by the coding sequence ATGAAACTTCCAGTATATTTAGATTATGCTGCAACTACTCCGGTAGAGTATCAAGTTGCAAAAAAAATGATGAATTACTTAACAATAGATGGAACATTTGGAAATGCTGCATCACGTTCTCATAAATTTGGTTGGCATGCTGAAGAAGCAGTAGATATTGCTCGTAATCAAATAGCAGAATTAATTTCAGCAGATGCTCGTGAAATTATTTTTACCTCTGGAGCTACAGAATCAAATAATTTAGCAATAAAAGGTATAGCTTTTTTTCATAAAAAAAAAGGTCAGCATATAATTACAAGTAAAACAGAGCACAAATCAGTTTTAGATTCTTGTAGATATCTTGAAAGTAAAGGATTCAATGTTACTTATTTAACACCAAAAAACAATGGTATTATTGATTTAAATGATTTAAAAAATAGTATTCAAAAAGATACTATACTTGTTTCTATAATGCATGTAAATAATGAAATTGGTATTATACAAGATATTAATAGCATCTCAAAAATTTGTAAAAATTACAATATTTTTTTTCATGTAGATGCAACTCAGAGTATAGGAAAAATTCCTATTAATTTAAATAAAATTAATATAGATTTAATGTCTTTTTCTGCTCATAAAGTTTATGGACCAAAAGGAATTGGAGGTTTGTATGTACGTCGTAAACCTCGTGTTCGATTATTACCTTTAATACATGGAGGAGGTCATGAGAGAGGTATGCGTTCAGGTACGCTTGCAGTACATCAAATTGTAGGGATGGGTGAAGCATTTATGCTAGCAAAGCAGAAAATACATGATGATTTTGTTTATACAATAAAATTAAGAAATTTACTTTGGAATGGTATTAAAAACATTGAAGAAGTATATTTAAATAGTGATTTACAGCAAGGAGTGCCACATATATTAAATGTAAGTTTTAATTATGTTGAAGGTGAATCATTAATTATGGCCCTTAAAGATTTAGCTATTTCTTCAGGATCAGCTTGCACATCTGCCAGTTTAGAACCTTCTTATGTATTAAAATCTTTAGGAATCAAAGATGAATTAGCTCATAGTTCTATTCGATTTTCAATAGGTCGATTTACAACACAAGAAGATATAATACATACAATTAAATTAGTACATAATTCTATTTATAAATTACGGGAACTTTCTCCTTTGTGGGAAATGTTTAAGTCAGGAGTTGATTTAAATAGTATAGAATGGGATCATAGTTAA